Proteins co-encoded in one Thermochromatium tepidum ATCC 43061 genomic window:
- the purB gene encoding adenylosuccinate lyase: protein MPLSTLTAISPVDGRYAARTAELRAIFSEYGLIQHRVLVELRWLQALAAHPGIPEVPPFSDSANRWLDQILAEFGLTDAERIKEIERTTNHDVKAVEYFIKERIAGNAELSAVAEFVHFACTSEDINNLAYGLMVRAARERVLLPQMDALIEAIRALAHRYADQPMLSRTHGQSATPTTLGKELANVVHRLRAQRAQVAEVALLGKINGAVGNYNAHRVAYPEVDWPALAQSFVESLGLNWNPYTTQIEPHDYLAELCDGLARFNTILIDLCRDLWGYISLGYFRQRTIAGEVGSSTMPHKVNPIDFENAEGNLGLANALFGYFSSKLPISRWQRDLTDSTVLRNLGVGLAHLSIAFQSIQKGLGKLEADPERLTADLDANWEVLAEPIQTVMRRHGVEQPYERLKELTRGRRISAEALTAFVDTLEIPDSAKAELKALTPASYIGEAAALARAI, encoded by the coding sequence ATGCCGCTTTCCACGCTCACCGCGATCTCACCTGTAGATGGCCGCTACGCGGCCCGCACCGCAGAGCTACGCGCGATCTTCAGCGAGTACGGACTCATCCAGCATCGGGTCCTGGTCGAGCTGCGCTGGCTCCAGGCGCTCGCCGCCCATCCGGGGATCCCTGAGGTGCCGCCCTTCTCCGACTCGGCCAACAGGTGGCTCGATCAGATCCTTGCCGAATTCGGTCTCACCGACGCCGAGCGGATCAAGGAGATCGAACGCACCACCAATCACGACGTCAAGGCGGTCGAGTATTTCATCAAGGAGCGCATCGCTGGAAACGCTGAACTGAGCGCCGTCGCCGAGTTCGTCCATTTTGCCTGTACCTCGGAGGACATCAACAACCTCGCCTACGGCCTGATGGTGCGGGCCGCGCGCGAGCGGGTGTTGCTGCCCCAGATGGACGCCCTGATCGAGGCGATCCGCGCCCTCGCGCATCGCTATGCCGATCAGCCGATGCTGTCGCGCACCCATGGTCAGTCGGCGACCCCGACCACACTCGGCAAGGAACTGGCCAATGTGGTCCATCGTCTGCGCGCGCAGCGCGCCCAGGTGGCCGAGGTCGCCTTGCTCGGCAAGATCAATGGCGCGGTCGGCAACTACAACGCGCATCGAGTCGCCTATCCCGAGGTCGATTGGCCCGCTTTGGCCCAGTCATTCGTCGAATCCCTGGGGCTGAACTGGAACCCCTACACCACCCAGATCGAGCCGCACGACTATCTGGCCGAACTCTGTGATGGACTTGCCCGCTTCAACACCATCTTGATCGATCTCTGTCGCGATCTTTGGGGCTATATCTCGCTCGGTTATTTCAGACAACGCACCATTGCCGGCGAGGTCGGCTCCTCGACCATGCCGCACAAGGTCAATCCGATCGACTTTGAAAACGCCGAGGGTAACCTGGGTCTGGCGAATGCCCTCTTCGGATATTTCTCGTCCAAACTGCCGATCTCGCGTTGGCAGCGCGATCTCACCGACTCGACAGTGCTGCGCAATCTGGGTGTGGGCCTGGCGCATCTTAGCATCGCGTTCCAGTCGATCCAGAAGGGCTTGGGCAAGCTGGAGGCCGACCCCGAGCGTCTGACCGCCGATCTCGACGCCAACTGGGAAGTGCTGGCCGAGCCGATCCAGACCGTCATGCGTCGCCACGGCGTCGAGCAGCCCTACGAACGGCTCAAGGAACTGACGCGCGGGCGTCGCATCAGCGCCGAAGCCCTGACCGCCTTCGTCGACACCCTGGAAATCCCGGACTCAGCCAAGGCCGAACTCAAGGCCCTGACGCCTGCAAGCTACATCGGCGAAGCCGCCGCACTCGCACGCGCCATCTAA
- the ispH gene encoding 4-hydroxy-3-methylbut-2-enyl diphosphate reductase has translation MTSNQHALSIELANPRGFCAGVDRAIAIVERVLERYGAPIYVRHEVVHNRFVVDGLRERGAIFIEELDEVPDNATLIFSAHGVPQGVRQAAEARGLRVFDATCPLVTKVHLEVARHCKNGVSVILIGHRGHPEVEGTLGQFVESIDGAAMHLVEKAADVESLVVADPERLAYVTQTTLSIDDSREIIAALQARFPAIQGPKKSDICYATQNRQDAVRDLAQRCDLMLVVGSPNSSNSNRLRELAERQGCSAYLIDGPEDIQRDWLDGRARIGVTAGASAPEILVERVIAQLKEWGAGEVIEQDGIREQVVFALPRELAQDS, from the coding sequence ATGACCTCGAACCAACACGCACTCTCCATCGAACTGGCCAACCCACGCGGCTTCTGCGCCGGTGTCGACCGTGCCATCGCCATCGTCGAGCGCGTCCTCGAACGCTATGGCGCGCCCATCTATGTCCGCCACGAAGTCGTCCACAACCGTTTTGTCGTCGACGGACTGCGCGAACGCGGCGCCATCTTCATCGAGGAACTCGACGAGGTGCCGGACAACGCGACCCTGATCTTCAGCGCCCACGGCGTGCCCCAGGGCGTGCGTCAGGCGGCTGAGGCCCGCGGTCTGCGGGTGTTCGACGCCACCTGCCCGCTCGTCACCAAGGTCCATCTGGAGGTCGCGCGCCACTGTAAGAACGGGGTGAGTGTCATCCTCATCGGTCATCGCGGTCATCCCGAGGTCGAGGGCACGCTCGGCCAGTTCGTCGAGTCCATCGACGGCGCCGCCATGCATCTGGTCGAGAAGGCCGCCGATGTCGAATCACTGGTCGTCGCCGATCCAGAACGGCTGGCCTATGTCACCCAGACCACACTGTCGATAGACGACAGCCGCGAGATCATCGCCGCCCTCCAGGCCCGCTTCCCGGCGATCCAGGGTCCGAAGAAGAGCGATATCTGCTACGCCACCCAGAATCGCCAGGACGCCGTCCGTGACCTGGCCCAGCGCTGCGACCTGATGTTGGTGGTCGGCTCACCGAACAGTTCCAACTCCAACCGGCTACGCGAGCTGGCCGAGAGACAGGGCTGTAGCGCCTATCTGATCGATGGACCCGAAGACATCCAGCGTGACTGGCTGGACGGTCGCGCGCGCATCGGCGTCACGGCCGGCGCCTCCGCCCCTGAGATCCTGGTCGAGCGCGTGATCGCCCAACTCAAGGAGTGGGGGGCCGGCGAGGTCATTGAGCAGGATGGCATCCGCGAGCAGGTCGTCTTTGCCCTGCCGCGCGAACTGGCGCAAGACTCCTAA
- the thiO gene encoding glycine oxidase ThiO, which produces MRDVLVIGGGIIGLLTARELQLSGAKVTLIEMGETGRESSWASGGILSPLYPWRAPEPITSLARWSQDLYPVLTAQLLESTGIDPEFTVSGLLVLDDEDLDQALDWGVRHGQPIEVIQDPPPHVIEPELGPHLARALHLPGIAQLRPPRLSKAIRRALERRIDLREREEVIELLIDGDRVRGVRTPKGRVEAGDVVICAGAWTAKLLEQLGAPPTIQPVRGQMLLFHAKPGQIHHITLYAGRYAIPRRDGRVLFGSTLEHTGFVKRTTAEDKEALYHEAIELFPVLRRTPIEDHWAGLRPGSPRGIPYIGAYPGIEGLYFNAGHFRNGLVMGPASARLMVDLILDREPILDPAPYALNAPR; this is translated from the coding sequence ATGCGGGATGTTTTGGTCATCGGTGGCGGTATCATCGGTCTGCTGACTGCGCGCGAGCTACAACTGTCGGGTGCCAAGGTCACGCTGATCGAGATGGGCGAGACCGGGCGCGAGTCATCCTGGGCGAGCGGCGGCATCCTCTCACCACTCTATCCCTGGCGCGCCCCCGAGCCGATCACGTCGCTCGCACGTTGGAGTCAGGACCTCTATCCCGTGTTGACCGCGCAGCTCCTGGAGTCGACCGGGATCGACCCCGAGTTTACGGTCAGCGGACTGCTGGTCCTGGATGATGAGGATCTCGACCAGGCGCTCGACTGGGGCGTGCGCCATGGTCAGCCGATTGAAGTCATCCAGGATCCGCCCCCACACGTGATCGAACCCGAGTTGGGTCCGCATTTGGCGCGCGCCCTGCACCTGCCCGGCATCGCTCAGCTACGCCCACCCCGATTGTCGAAAGCGATCCGGCGCGCACTCGAAAGGCGCATCGATCTGCGCGAGCGCGAGGAGGTGATTGAACTACTGATCGACGGCGATCGCGTGCGGGGCGTGCGCACACCCAAGGGTCGGGTCGAGGCCGGGGATGTCGTCATCTGCGCTGGCGCCTGGACCGCCAAGCTGCTCGAACAACTCGGCGCGCCGCCCACCATCCAGCCAGTCCGGGGTCAGATGCTGTTGTTCCACGCCAAGCCAGGTCAGATCCATCACATCACCCTCTACGCCGGTCGCTATGCCATCCCGCGTCGCGATGGGCGCGTGCTGTTCGGTAGCACGCTCGAACACACTGGATTCGTCAAGCGCACCACGGCCGAGGACAAGGAGGCACTCTACCACGAGGCCATCGAACTCTTCCCCGTGCTCCGGCGCACGCCGATCGAGGATCACTGGGCGGGGCTGCGCCCCGGTTCGCCACGCGGGATCCCCTATATCGGTGCCTATCCAGGGATCGAGGGGTTGTATTTCAATGCCGGTCACTTCCGCAACGGCCTGGTCATGGGGCCGGCCTCGGCACGGCTGATGGTCGATCTGATACTCGACCGCGAGCCGATCCTCGACCCGGCGCCCTATGCCCTGAACGCCCCTCGCTGA
- the folC gene encoding bifunctional tetrahydrofolate synthase/dihydrofolate synthase — protein MVRFTTLDDWLVWQSNLHPRRMDLGLERVGAVWARLAPEGGRLPCPVITVGGTNGKGSTVAMIEAMALAAGYHCGVYTSPHLCRYNERVRLDGVPVADEALCESFARIDRARGEISLTYFEFGTLAALDRFARARPDLVVLEVGLGGRLDAVNLIDAEVSVVTSIGLDHTDWLGEDLESIAREKAGIFRAGRPAIIGQRDAPETLRAEATRIGALPLQLGRELDHAPTAEGWVWTGPDGQRLALPVPALRGPFQLDNATAAIAALQALREQLPVPVNAIRAGLQRVRLPGRFQVMSGDITWILDVAHNGEAATALAANLRAFACPGRLRAVLAVLADKSPERLVAPLRDLVNDWYLAQSEDARALPVRTLSERLDGLIGAHRRGAFGSVADAIGAALAESMPGDALLILGSFTTVGQALRHPACPA, from the coding sequence ATGGTGCGTTTCACGACGCTCGACGACTGGCTGGTCTGGCAGTCGAACCTGCATCCGCGCCGGATGGATCTTGGGCTGGAGCGGGTCGGCGCGGTGTGGGCGCGGCTGGCCCCAGAGGGCGGGCGGCTGCCCTGTCCGGTGATCACGGTCGGCGGCACCAATGGCAAGGGCTCGACGGTGGCCATGATCGAGGCGATGGCGCTCGCCGCCGGCTATCACTGTGGGGTCTATACCTCGCCGCATCTGTGCCGCTACAACGAGCGGGTACGGCTTGACGGCGTGCCGGTTGCGGATGAGGCACTGTGCGAGTCCTTCGCGCGCATCGACCGGGCGCGTGGAGAGATTTCGCTGACCTATTTCGAGTTCGGTACGCTGGCGGCGCTCGACCGCTTCGCCCGCGCCCGTCCCGATCTCGTCGTGCTGGAGGTCGGGCTCGGCGGGCGGCTGGATGCGGTCAATCTGATCGACGCCGAGGTCTCCGTCGTGACCAGCATCGGGCTGGACCATACCGACTGGCTGGGCGAGGACCTGGAGTCGATCGCGCGCGAGAAGGCCGGGATCTTCCGTGCCGGACGTCCGGCGATCATCGGTCAGCGCGACGCCCCCGAGACACTGCGTGCCGAGGCGACCCGTATCGGGGCACTCCCGCTCCAGCTCGGGCGTGAGCTCGATCATGCACCGACCGCCGAGGGCTGGGTCTGGACCGGTCCCGATGGACAGCGGCTGGCGCTCCCCGTCCCGGCGCTGCGCGGTCCGTTCCAGCTCGACAATGCCACAGCCGCCATTGCGGCTTTGCAGGCACTGCGCGAACAGCTCCCGGTTCCGGTCAATGCCATCCGCGCCGGTCTGCAACGGGTGCGTCTGCCCGGACGCTTCCAGGTCATGTCGGGCGACATCACCTGGATCCTGGACGTGGCCCACAATGGCGAGGCAGCCACCGCCCTGGCCGCCAATCTGCGCGCCTTCGCCTGTCCTGGACGCCTGCGCGCGGTGCTTGCGGTGTTGGCCGACAAGAGCCCCGAGCGACTCGTCGCGCCGCTGCGCGACCTCGTGAACGACTGGTATCTGGCTCAGAGCGAGGATGCGCGCGCCCTGCCGGTCAGAACGTTGAGCGAACGCCTGGATGGGCTGATCGGTGCTCACAGGCGCGGCGCCTTCGGGTCTGTCGCCGACGCGATCGGAGCCGCGCTGGCCGAATCCATGCCCGGTGATGCGCTGCTCATCCTCGGGTCGTTCACGACAGTCGGGCAGGCGCTTCGCCATCCCGCCTGCCCAGCATAG
- the accD gene encoding acetyl-CoA carboxylase, carboxyltransferase subunit beta produces the protein MDKGKSWFEKLIPDRIRIDSSTKRAVPEGVWVKCPGCGAILYRAELERNLEVCPKCGHHNRIGARRRLEAFLDPEGREEIGANLESLDPLKFKDLKKYKDRLAAAQKESSEKEALIVMRGRLKEMPIVAAAFEFRFMGGSMGSVVGERFVRGVAAALQQGSPYVCFSASGGARMQESLFSLMQMAKTSAALARMRERGLPFISVMTDPTMGGVSASLAMLGDLNIAEPNALIGFAGPRVIEQTVREQLPEGFQRSEFLLEKGALDMIIDRRDLRERLADLLALLMHRPRYCRTVVPV, from the coding sequence ATGGACAAGGGCAAGAGCTGGTTCGAGAAGCTCATCCCAGACCGCATCCGCATCGATTCCAGCACCAAGCGCGCCGTACCCGAGGGTGTCTGGGTCAAGTGCCCGGGCTGTGGTGCCATCCTCTATCGTGCCGAGCTCGAGCGCAATCTCGAGGTCTGTCCCAAGTGTGGCCATCACAATCGGATCGGCGCACGCCGACGCCTGGAGGCCTTTCTCGATCCCGAGGGTCGCGAGGAGATCGGCGCGAATCTCGAGTCGCTCGATCCTCTCAAGTTCAAGGATCTCAAAAAATACAAGGACCGTCTCGCGGCAGCCCAGAAGGAATCCTCCGAGAAGGAGGCGCTGATCGTGATGCGCGGCCGGCTCAAGGAGATGCCCATCGTGGCGGCGGCCTTCGAGTTCAGGTTCATGGGCGGGTCCATGGGGTCGGTGGTCGGTGAGCGCTTCGTGCGCGGTGTGGCGGCGGCGCTCCAGCAGGGCTCGCCCTATGTCTGCTTCTCGGCGAGCGGCGGGGCGCGGATGCAGGAGAGTCTGTTCTCGCTGATGCAGATGGCCAAGACCAGCGCGGCCCTGGCGCGGATGCGCGAGCGCGGTCTGCCCTTCATCTCGGTGATGACGGATCCGACCATGGGTGGGGTCTCGGCCAGTCTGGCGATGCTGGGCGATCTCAATATCGCCGAACCCAATGCCCTGATCGGCTTCGCCGGACCGCGCGTCATCGAGCAGACGGTGCGCGAGCAGTTGCCCGAAGGCTTTCAGCGCAGCGAGTTCCTGCTGGAGAAGGGGGCGCTCGACATGATCATCGACCGACGCGACCTGCGGGAGCGGCTGGCCGATCTACTGGCCTTGCTCATGCACCGTCCGCGTTACTGCCGGACCGTGGTGCCGGTCTGA
- the trpA gene encoding tryptophan synthase subunit alpha produces the protein MSRIAQRFAQLKAQGRTALIPFVTAGDPEPALTVPLMQSMVAAGADILELGVPFSDPMADGPVIQRATERALAQGVRLAEVLEMVRTFRERDSETPVVLMGYLNPIERLGYAAFAERAQAAGVDGVLIVDVPPEEGSDLVKTLRAQGLDLVYLLAPTSTEERIRRIGALASGFVYYVSLKGVTGAANLDTADVAEHLSRIRSAIEIPVGVGFGVKDAQTAARLAKVADAVIVGSAIVARIEALAATPERIAETVATFLTELRTAIDGVR, from the coding sequence ATGAGTCGCATCGCACAGCGTTTTGCCCAACTGAAGGCGCAGGGTCGCACCGCGCTCATCCCCTTTGTCACCGCCGGCGATCCGGAGCCGGCGCTCACGGTACCGCTGATGCAGTCCATGGTCGCGGCCGGGGCCGACATCCTCGAACTGGGCGTGCCCTTCTCGGACCCGATGGCCGATGGCCCGGTGATCCAACGCGCGACCGAACGCGCGCTGGCCCAGGGCGTGCGGCTGGCCGAGGTGCTGGAGATGGTGCGCACCTTCCGCGAGCGCGACAGCGAAACGCCCGTGGTGCTCATGGGCTATCTCAATCCGATCGAGCGCCTGGGCTATGCCGCCTTTGCCGAGCGGGCGCAAGCCGCTGGTGTCGATGGCGTTCTGATCGTCGACGTGCCGCCGGAAGAAGGGTCTGATCTGGTCAAGACGCTGAGGGCGCAGGGGCTGGATCTGGTCTATCTGCTGGCGCCGACCTCGACCGAGGAGCGGATCCGGCGGATTGGCGCCCTGGCCTCGGGCTTCGTCTATTACGTCTCGCTCAAGGGCGTGACCGGCGCGGCCAATCTCGACACGGCGGATGTCGCCGAGCATCTTTCGCGCATCCGATCGGCGATCGAGATTCCTGTCGGCGTCGGTTTTGGGGTCAAGGACGCGCAGACGGCGGCGCGCCTGGCCAAGGTCGCCGACGCCGTGATCGTTGGCAGTGCCATCGTCGCGCGGATCGAGGCGCTCGCCGCGACGCCCGAGCGCATCGCCGAGACGGTAGCGACCTTCCTCACCGAGTTGCGCACGGCGATCGACGGGGTGCGCTGA
- the trpB gene encoding tryptophan synthase subunit beta — translation MDVAISQAERLDVYDLPDATGHFGPYGGRFVPETLMHPLEELRLAYERCKTDPAFQAELDADLRDYVGRPSPLYHAARWSRELGGAQIYLKREDLNHTGAHKVNNTIGQALLARRMGKTRLIAETGAGQHGVATATVAARLGLECVVYMGEVDVARQEANVYRMRLLGAKVVPVTSGSRTLKDALNEAMRDWVTNVDDTFYIIGTVAGPHPYPMMVRDFQTVIGREARAQMLERTGRLPDALVACVGGGSNAIGLFYPFIADTDVAIYGVEAGGEGIETGHHAAPLTAGRPGVLHGNRTYLMEDDDGQILETHSISAGLDYPGVGPEHAWLKDSGRAQYVAVTDEEALSAFHHLTRTEGIIPALESSHALAYAHRLASSLRPDQSILVNLSGRGDKDMHTVARHEGLVL, via the coding sequence ATCGACGTCGCAATCAGCCAGGCTGAACGCCTGGATGTATATGACCTGCCGGATGCAACCGGACACTTCGGCCCCTATGGCGGGCGGTTCGTCCCCGAGACACTGATGCATCCGCTCGAAGAGCTGCGACTGGCCTATGAACGCTGCAAGACCGATCCCGCCTTCCAGGCCGAGCTGGATGCGGATCTGCGCGACTATGTCGGTCGGCCATCGCCGCTCTATCATGCCGCGCGCTGGAGCCGCGAGTTGGGTGGGGCCCAGATCTATCTCAAGCGCGAAGATCTCAATCATACGGGCGCGCACAAGGTCAACAACACCATCGGTCAGGCGCTGCTCGCCCGGCGCATGGGCAAGACCCGTCTCATCGCCGAGACCGGCGCTGGTCAGCATGGTGTGGCGACCGCCACGGTCGCTGCGCGTCTGGGGCTGGAGTGCGTGGTCTATATGGGCGAGGTCGATGTCGCACGCCAGGAGGCCAATGTCTATCGGATGCGCCTCCTGGGCGCGAAGGTCGTGCCCGTAACCTCAGGCTCACGCACCCTCAAGGATGCGCTGAACGAGGCCATGCGCGACTGGGTGACCAATGTCGATGATACCTTCTACATCATCGGCACGGTCGCCGGGCCACATCCCTATCCGATGATGGTGCGCGACTTCCAGACCGTGATCGGGCGCGAGGCGCGCGCCCAGATGCTGGAACGCACCGGGCGCCTGCCGGATGCACTGGTGGCCTGTGTCGGCGGTGGCTCGAACGCCATCGGTCTATTCTATCCCTTCATCGCGGACACGGATGTGGCGATCTACGGGGTCGAAGCGGGCGGGGAGGGCATCGAGACCGGCCATCACGCCGCGCCCCTCACCGCCGGGCGTCCGGGTGTGTTGCATGGCAATCGCACCTATCTGATGGAAGACGACGACGGCCAGATCCTCGAGACTCACTCGATCTCGGCCGGGCTCGACTATCCGGGCGTCGGCCCCGAACATGCGTGGCTCAAGGACAGCGGGCGCGCCCAGTATGTCGCCGTCACCGACGAGGAGGCGCTTTCGGCCTTCCATCATCTCACGCGCACCGAGGGCATCATCCCGGCGCTCGAATCGAGCCATGCGCTCGCCTATGCCCACAGGCTCGCGTCCAGCCTGCGTCCCGATCAGAGCATCCTGGTCAATCTCTCCGGTCGCGGAGACAAGGACATGCACACGGTCGCGCGTCACGAGGGCTTGGTCCTATGA
- a CDS encoding phosphoribosylanthranilate isomerase, with translation MRRGDIQRTRVKICGLTRVSDIAAVVAAGADAVGFVFHPASPRAVTPEQAAQLCRALPPFVTAVGLFVDARPEAIAATLEQVPLDLLQFHGDESPGFCSAFGRRWIKAIRMRPEINLAAERERFSGADGLLLDAYEPGRAGGTGQCFDWARIPPDLASEILLAGGLTPANVAEAIEQVRPYGVDVSGGVETAKGIKDPDLIFAFMQGVRDGDRRRNQPG, from the coding sequence ATGAGACGAGGTGACATTCAGCGAACACGGGTCAAGATCTGCGGCCTGACGCGGGTCTCGGATATCGCCGCTGTCGTGGCGGCCGGGGCCGATGCGGTCGGCTTCGTCTTTCATCCCGCCAGTCCGCGCGCGGTCACACCCGAGCAGGCCGCTCAGTTGTGCCGGGCGCTACCGCCGTTTGTCACCGCCGTCGGGCTGTTCGTCGATGCCAGACCCGAGGCCATCGCGGCGACCCTGGAGCAGGTGCCTTTGGATCTGCTCCAATTCCACGGCGACGAGTCACCTGGGTTTTGTTCGGCCTTCGGACGGCGTTGGATCAAGGCGATCCGGATGCGCCCAGAAATCAACCTGGCCGCCGAGCGCGAACGCTTCAGCGGTGCCGATGGTCTGTTGCTCGACGCCTATGAGCCCGGACGCGCCGGTGGCACCGGCCAGTGTTTCGACTGGGCGCGTATCCCGCCCGACCTCGCTTCCGAGATCCTGCTGGCCGGTGGATTGACCCCGGCCAATGTCGCCGAGGCCATCGAACAGGTGCGACCCTATGGAGTCGATGTCAGCGGTGGGGTCGAAACCGCCAAGGGCATCAAGGATCCAGACCTTATTTTCGCTTTCATGCAAGGGGTAAGAGATGGTGATCGACGTCGCAATCAGCCAGGCTGA
- the truA gene encoding tRNA pseudouridine(38-40) synthase TruA, with amino-acid sequence MRPGRIALGVEYDGTHFHGWQTQPGARTIQSELEAAISRVADHPVRLHCAGRTDAGVHALEQVVHFETTARRSERSWVLGTNANLPPDIGVRWAHPVDGRFHARFSAQARHYRYQILARRTRSPLQRDRAVWVHEALDLERMRAAAIALVGEHDFSSFRALSCQAKSPIRRVFYLDLSERDGLITLAIGANGFLHHMVRNIAGVLMAIGRGEAPVDWTRELLELRDRRLGGVTAPPQGLYFVRADYPAEFGLPQCDCTDPLQRLRDV; translated from the coding sequence TTGAGACCTGGTCGCATCGCCCTGGGTGTCGAGTATGACGGCACCCACTTCCACGGCTGGCAGACGCAACCTGGGGCGCGGACCATACAGTCCGAACTGGAGGCCGCCATTTCGCGGGTTGCCGATCACCCAGTGAGGCTTCACTGTGCCGGGCGCACCGACGCCGGTGTCCATGCGCTCGAACAGGTGGTGCATTTCGAGACCACGGCTAGGCGCAGTGAGCGGTCCTGGGTACTTGGGACCAATGCCAATCTGCCACCCGATATCGGCGTGCGTTGGGCGCATCCGGTCGATGGTCGTTTTCATGCGCGCTTCAGCGCCCAGGCTAGGCACTACCGTTATCAGATCTTGGCACGGCGCACCCGTTCGCCGCTCCAGCGCGATCGTGCCGTCTGGGTGCATGAAGCGCTGGATCTGGAACGGATGCGCGCCGCTGCCATCGCTCTGGTCGGCGAGCATGACTTTTCGAGCTTCCGTGCCCTGTCCTGTCAGGCCAAGAGTCCGATCCGGCGTGTGTTCTATCTGGATCTCAGCGAGCGCGATGGACTGATCACCCTGGCGATCGGTGCCAACGGCTTTCTGCATCACATGGTGCGTAACATCGCTGGGGTGCTGATGGCCATCGGACGCGGCGAGGCCCCGGTGGACTGGACGCGCGAACTGTTGGAGCTCCGCGACCGGCGACTCGGTGGCGTCACCGCGCCGCCGCAGGGGCTCTATTTCGTTCGGGCCGACTATCCAGCCGAGTTCGGTCTGCCCCAGTGCGACTGCACCGATCCGCTCCAGCGTTTGCGGGACGTTTGA